In Vibrio lentus, the genomic stretch GATCGCATCCGCCATTACGCCTGAGATAAAGCTGGTTCCTAGGATTCCCCATTTCATGGCTTAGATCTCCTTCTTATGAGTTTCAAATGCTTGTACTAATTCCGTTATATCACGCTCAATAAACGCTTGAGTATGCGGCATCACAAAATGCTGATTGATTGCTTCACGGTTTGCGTATTGCTCAAGCAAAATCACACGATCGCTTTGGTTTTGATCATAAGTTGCAATCGCTTGTAAGCAGCCCGGCTCACTCTGCATATCTAGGCAAAACTGTTCGATGGCTTCAATCGCAGCCTCACGATCAATGTTGGTTTTAATCTTAAGTTCGGCAGTAACAAAGATGGCTTCATTCGTTTGAGGCATTTCACGCTCTTATTTTAGTTAATTATCGGTTTGCCATTAATATAATTAACCCCTAATAATTGATAAACTCTCCTTTTGTTTATTATTTATCAACCGAGAGTGTTCAATGGATAAGTTAACCAGCATGAAAGTCTTCATTTACGTGGTAGAGCAAGGCAGCTTTCGCAGTGCCGCCAAC encodes the following:
- a CDS encoding putative quinol monooxygenase is translated as MPQTNEAIFVTAELKIKTNIDREAAIEAIEQFCLDMQSEPGCLQAIATYDQNQSDRVILLEQYANREAINQHFVMPHTQAFIERDITELVQAFETHKKEI